In a genomic window of Flavobacterium crassostreae:
- a CDS encoding transposase: MKYKKWSLEEKLEILSFSEELGAVETCRKYSLSTGTLYSWKKKHEKQGEAGLKVTYDTSSKELKQAEEENRILRKLLANKEIELEIGRELLKKKFGTSDPRKI, from the coding sequence ATGAAATACAAGAAATGGAGTTTAGAAGAAAAGCTAGAAATCCTATCCTTTTCAGAAGAATTAGGAGCCGTTGAAACCTGCCGTAAATACAGCCTTAGCACTGGCACTTTGTATAGCTGGAAGAAGAAACACGAGAAGCAGGGAGAAGCAGGTTTAAAAGTAACTTATGACACTAGTAGTAAAGAGCTAAAGCAAGCTGAGGAAGAAAACAGAATTCTACGCAAATTATTAGCTAACAAGGAAATCGAATTAGAAATCGGGCGTGAACTTTTAAAAAAAAAGTTTGGGACATCCGATCCAAGAAAGATTTAG